The DNA segment CTCATCTTCTAACAATCGAATGGTTGCTTTTTTAAAAGCGCGATGTTCCAATTTTTCTTTAGTGTATTCTTTTCCTTGAAGTAATTCTGGCACTAAACTCAATTTTTCTTTAGCTGTGGTTTCTTTTAATGTCACTAAATGGATAAAACCATCATCCATTTCGGCTCCAGGAATGACAGTACCCACTCCACTAACAAAATTACTCATGGCAATTAAGACCATGCTGTAATCGGCTACCCATTTCTCTCCATCAACTTCTAATTCAACTGTGTATGTTTCGTCATCTCTTAAAGCTTTTATTCCTTCAATCAAGTAAGCAAACACACCAAATTTGGTTTTCATCTCAACATCTACTTCTTGAATAGATTCCGGTATTGGACCTACGGAAGTTGAACTAATAAAATACCGACTATTTAATTTCCCTACATCAATTTGTTTAACCGCACGCTGTTTAAATGAGTCAATTGCTATATCAGGATTCGTTGAAATCCCCAAAGCTCTAGCAACATTATTAACTGTTCCAAGCGGTATAATTCCTAATATCGTTTGAGCTTGATGCAACATTAATCCATTAACGGCTTCACTAACAGTTCCATCACCGCCCAATACAAAAACAGCTTCATATTTTTCTAGGGCAGCATCTTCACAAAATGCTGTGGCATCTCCTGCTTTTTCCGTTTTCTTAATGATAAGTTCAGTAAAATCAGGTTCAATTTGCTTTTTCAATTTTCCCATATATTTTTCTGCTTTTTCTCCACCCGAAGAAGGATTTACAATAATCATAGCTTTAGTCATATTCATTCTTCTTTCTAAAATAAATTTTCAACATTTTGAAAAGGGTTGTTGTTGTGTAGTTGTTCCTCTAATAATTAATTCCGGAGTAAAAAAAAGTTCTCCTTGAGGTGCATTTTTTTGTTCAATCTTATTTAACACCATTTTAGCGCAAGCTTCTCCCATTTGAATAACAGGTTGTTTGACTGTAGTCAATTGTGGGAAAGCAATCTGATCTAAAAAAACGCCATCATATCCAATAATGCCAAAATCAGCAGGTATACTTCCACCCATATTGATAATTCCTCTTTGGATCCCAATGGCTAAACGATCTGAGCTGCAAATAAAGAGCGTACTGGGTTTGAATTTCTCCCAGTTTTCTCTAATAAACTCTGCAGCATAACGCGAACGATTTTCAAAACGATGAATTTCTGGTAGGCGTTTATTTTTTTGAAGCGTAACTATGTATCCACTCTCACGTGAATATTCAAAGGGTTCTTTTACATCCATCCCAATAAAAATAATGTTCTCATACCCTAAATCAACGCCATATTGTGTTGCTTTCGCAATTCCTTCTTTATTGTTCGAATCAACAAAATCATAACCATGTCGATTTTCACCAAATAAAACGACGGGTTTTGTAGCACCGCTTATCCAATTGTAATCACTCTCACGCATGCCGCAAATAATGTATCCATCACACGCACCTATATCAAAATTATTTTTAGTAACCAATTGTAAAGAGTAATGACGATTATCTAATTCTCGTGCAATACCGGTTAACAAATGCATGTAATACGGTTCTGTTGTGTCCATTTCTTCAAGGATAAACAATTTTATGATTTGTGTACGGTTATTGACCAATGCTTTTGCTGCAACATTTGGACGGTAATTAAGTTCTTCCATTGCTTCAAAAACAAGTTCTTTTAATTCGTCAGTCACTTGTTCGGGATGGTTGATCACTCTGGATACTGTCATTTTTGATACATTCGCTTTTTTCGCAACATCATTAAGTGTAGTCATGCCGTCTCCCTTCCTTTATCTAGTCTCATATCTATTTATATACTCTATCTGTATCTTCCATTATAAAGCTAATAGTATAGAGAATTTATTTTTGTGTCAATGTTCCCTTAATAATCTTTAATCTTACGCAAAATAAAAAAGCACCAAAAAGGTGTTTTTTATTTATCCTATTCCTCTTTAGCACGATTCACAATTTTTCATTTCCTTCTAATTTCAATTGACATTCCGGACAGACACCGTAAATTTCTAATCGATGTCGCTTAACCTTAAAACCGGTCAGAGTAGTCGTTACTTCACCAATATCCTCTAATCCTGGATAATAAAGGTCTTCAATTCTTCCACATTCTTCACAGATGGCATGGTAATGTTGTGCAGAAGTAAAATCAAATCGACTTGAAGCGTCTCCATAGTTCATTTCATCCACAAAACCTACTTTAGTAAATAATCGCAAATTATTATAAACAGTTGCAACACTCATATTAGGGAATCTAACTGCCAAAGCTTGATAAATTT comes from the Carnobacterium sp. 17-4 genome and includes:
- a CDS encoding diacylglycerol/lipid kinase family protein, with product MTKAMIIVNPSSGGEKAEKYMGKLKKQIEPDFTELIIKKTEKAGDATAFCEDAALEKYEAVFVLGGDGTVSEAVNGLMLHQAQTILGIIPLGTVNNVARALGISTNPDIAIDSFKQRAVKQIDVGKLNSRYFISSTSVGPIPESIQEVDVEMKTKFGVFAYLIEGIKALRDDETYTVELEVDGEKWVADYSMVLIAMSNFVSGVGTVIPGAEMDDGFIHLVTLKETTAKEKLSLVPELLQGKEYTKEKLEHRAFKKATIRLLEDEDTYCTVDGDKGQPFPIKLEVLPSSLAVFVPKN
- a CDS encoding LacI family DNA-binding transcriptional regulator, which translates into the protein MTTLNDVAKKANVSKMTVSRVINHPEQVTDELKELVFEAMEELNYRPNVAAKALVNNRTQIIKLFILEEMDTTEPYYMHLLTGIARELDNRHYSLQLVTKNNFDIGACDGYIICGMRESDYNWISGATKPVVLFGENRHGYDFVDSNNKEGIAKATQYGVDLGYENIIFIGMDVKEPFEYSRESGYIVTLQKNKRLPEIHRFENRSRYAAEFIRENWEKFKPSTLFICSSDRLAIGIQRGIINMGGSIPADFGIIGYDGVFLDQIAFPQLTTVKQPVIQMGEACAKMVLNKIEQKNAPQGELFFTPELIIRGTTTQQQPFSKC
- a CDS encoding Fur family transcriptional regulator, giving the protein MTSNHLVAHSIEKLKRAHIRITPQRYGILEYLIENDNHPTADEIYQALAVRFPNMSVATVYNNLRLFTKVGFVDEMNYGDASSRFDFTSAQHYHAICEECGRIEDLYYPGLEDIGEVTTTLTGFKVKRHRLEIYGVCPECQLKLEGNEKL